One Fusobacterium nucleatum genomic window carries:
- a CDS encoding DUF3290 domain-containing protein yields MRFYSYNYLLEQIAKFDWWGAALTIFLIICLIITMYKYHQRQKETKFRELAIILGLGIVIVICIKISQYRVTQVNDNQYRRAIRFIEEVAEDLNTDKENIYINTSASIDGALVRVGTLYYRVISGDNGENYLLEKIDLYNPKIEIIEVKK; encoded by the coding sequence ATGAGATTTTATTCCTATAATTATCTACTTGAACAAATTGCTAAATTTGACTGGTGGGGTGCTGCACTTACAATATTTTTAATAATTTGTCTTATTATTACAATGTATAAATATCATCAAAGGCAAAAAGAAACAAAATTTAGAGAACTTGCTATTATTTTAGGACTTGGAATTGTTATTGTGATATGTATAAAAATAAGTCAATATCGTGTTACTCAGGTAAATGATAACCAATATAGACGAGCTATTCGTTTCATTGAAGAAGTTGCTGAAGATTTAAATACAGATAAAGAAAATATCTATATCAACACTTCTGCTTCAATAGATGGAGCACTAGTAAGAGTTGGTACTCTTTATTATAGGGTTATCAGTGGGGATAATGGAGAAAATTATCTTTTAGAAAAAATTGACTTATACAATCCAAAAATTGAAATAATAGAGGTGAAAAAATAA
- a CDS encoding DUF4291 domain-containing protein — MKYEEQERKIYAKYDDKTIRVYQAYNNKIADEAIKLGTFGEHFSLTRMTWIKPSFLWMMYRCGWAEKENQERVLAIDIKREAFDKIVKNSVISSYKPNLGITEDEWKEKVKNSLVRCQWDPERDIHGKPIGRRSIQLGIRGEAVVKYVNEWIVKITDITDEVKRIKQSIDNGTFKESFLPEEKEYIIK, encoded by the coding sequence ATGAAATATGAAGAACAAGAAAGAAAAATTTATGCAAAATATGATGATAAAACAATAAGAGTTTATCAAGCATATAACAACAAAATTGCTGATGAAGCAATAAAATTAGGAACATTTGGAGAACATTTTAGCTTAACAAGAATGACTTGGATAAAACCTTCATTCCTATGGATGATGTATAGATGTGGTTGGGCAGAAAAAGAAAACCAAGAAAGAGTTTTGGCTATTGATATTAAAAGAGAAGCCTTTGATAAAATAGTTAAAAATTCTGTAATATCATCATATAAACCTAATTTAGGTATAACAGAGGATGAATGGAAAGAGAAAGTTAAAAACTCCTTAGTCAGATGTCAATGGGATCCAGAAAGAGATATCCATGGAAAACCAATAGGTAGAAGGTCAATACAACTTGGAATAAGAGGAGAGGCTGTTGTAAAATATGTAAATGAATGGATAGTAAAAATAACAGATATAACTGATGAAGTTAAGAGAATTAAACAAAGTATTGATAATGGAACTTTTAAAGAAAGTTTTTTGCCAGAAGAAAAAGAATACATAATTAAATAA
- a CDS encoding OmpA family protein, translating to MNKNLKLIFLFLMLLSSTMFSSNFTTKKMRANSIRINALEINKLEALPEEAPEEMTIVLDDRALNFDFDKSFVKPQYDEMLTNLKEFIIKNDYEVTIVGHTDYIASNAYNMKLSKRRAEAVKAKLIELGLEPNRIVETIARGEEEPIADNSTTEGRAKNRRVEFKLVKRGSKEEINSEESRVIDIKKDIINTDIKQ from the coding sequence ATGAATAAAAATTTAAAGTTGATATTTTTATTTCTAATGTTACTTTCATCAACAATGTTTTCTTCAAATTTTACTACAAAGAAAATGAGAGCAAATTCTATAAGAATAAATGCATTAGAAATAAATAAATTGGAAGCTTTACCAGAAGAAGCACCTGAAGAAATGACAATAGTTTTAGATGATAGGGCATTAAATTTTGATTTCGATAAATCATTTGTAAAACCTCAATATGATGAAATGTTGACAAATTTGAAAGAATTTATTATTAAAAATGACTATGAGGTTACTATAGTTGGGCATACAGACTATATTGCAAGTAATGCCTATAATATGAAACTTTCAAAGAGAAGAGCAGAAGCTGTTAAAGCTAAATTAATTGAATTAGGTTTAGAACCAAACAGAATAGTTGAAACTATTGCAAGAGGAGAAGAAGAACCAATAGCTGATAACAGTACAACAGAAGGAAGAGCTAAGAATAGAAGAGTTGAATTTAAACTTGTTAAAAGAGGCTCAAAGGAAGAAATAAATTCAGAAGAAAGTAGAGTTATAGATATAAAAAAAGATATTATTAATACTGACATAAAACAATAA
- a CDS encoding Fic family protein produces the protein MRRIMEKLPFEYMEDMLVRMAHHSTAIEGNTLTQAETISILIHNFIPRDMSEREYYEVKNYRKAFNTLLEADRKITTELIKKYNKYIMENLHDLNGKFKTTQNLILGAEFEPTKPYLVPFEIEDWCNNLSYRLENAKTNEEKVEIIMDQHIKFEKIHPFNDGNGRTGRLLIIHSCLKEDLEPIIIPKGEKGKYINLLASENLKELTKWALQLQEKERDRIEKFSNKER, from the coding sequence ATGAGGCGAATTATGGAAAAGTTACCCTTTGAGTATATGGAGGATATGTTAGTTAGAATGGCACACCATTCAACTGCTATTGAAGGAAATACCCTAACACAAGCTGAAACTATTTCTATACTAATTCATAATTTCATACCAAGAGATATGTCTGAAAGAGAATATTATGAAGTTAAGAATTATAGAAAAGCTTTTAATACACTTTTGGAAGCTGATAGAAAAATAACAACAGAACTGATAAAAAAATACAATAAATACATCATGGAAAACTTACATGATTTGAATGGAAAATTTAAAACTACTCAAAACTTAATTCTTGGTGCAGAATTTGAACCAACAAAGCCTTATTTAGTTCCTTTTGAAATAGAAGATTGGTGCAATAATCTTAGTTATAGATTAGAAAATGCTAAAACTAATGAAGAAAAAGTTGAAATAATAATGGATCAACATATTAAATTTGAAAAAATACATCCTTTTAATGATGGAAATGGAAGAACAGGAAGACTTTTAATAATTCATAGTTGTTTAAAAGAAGATTTAGAGCCTATTATTATTCCAAAAGGAGAAAAAGGAAAATATATAAATTTACTTGCTAGTGAAAATCTAAAAGAACTTACTAAATGGGCATTACAATTACAAGAAAAAGAAAGAGATAGAATAGAAAAATTTTCTAATAAAGAAAGGTAA
- a CDS encoding DUF421 domain-containing protein, whose amino-acid sequence MELSYLNVAIKLIMGLLSLVLVINISGKGNLAPSSAIDQVLNYTLGGIVGAVIYNPAISIFQYFIILMIWATTVLTLKWLKTNSVLFKSILDGQPVILINKGILDVEACRRMGLTANDIAFKLRTNGVYSVRKVKRAVLEQNGQLIIVLQDEENPKYPIITDGTVQTNILEIIDKDTEWLQEQLKEMGHENISDIFLAEYDNGKITVITY is encoded by the coding sequence ATGGAATTATCTTATTTAAATGTTGCTATTAAATTAATTATGGGACTTTTATCATTAGTTTTAGTTATAAATATATCAGGAAAAGGAAACCTTGCACCTTCATCTGCTATAGATCAAGTTTTAAACTATACCCTAGGGGGTATTGTTGGTGCAGTTATTTACAATCCAGCAATAAGTATTTTTCAATACTTTATAATTCTTATGATATGGGCTACAACAGTTTTGACTTTAAAATGGCTAAAAACAAATAGTGTCTTATTCAAAAGTATTTTAGATGGACAGCCTGTTATTCTTATAAATAAAGGTATTCTTGATGTTGAGGCTTGTCGTAGAATGGGTTTAACTGCAAATGATATAGCTTTTAAACTTCGTACTAATGGAGTGTATAGTGTGAGAAAAGTTAAAAGAGCTGTACTTGAACAAAATGGACAACTGATAATAGTTTTACAAGATGAAGAAAATCCAAAATATCCAATTATAACAGATGGAACTGTACAAACAAATATACTTGAAATTATTGATAAAGATACAGAATGGCTACAAGAACAATTAAAAGAAATGGGACATGAAAATATTTCTGATATTTTCTTAGCAGAATATGATAATGGAAAGATAACTGTTATCACTTATTAA
- the ilvA gene encoding threonine ammonia-lyase: protein MHKLYDFMEARERLGTVIVKTKLIHSPVFSEESGNEVYLKPENLQKTGSFKIRGAYNKIAKLSDEEKKKGVIASSAGNHAQGVAYAAKKLGIKAVIVMPQHTPLIKVEATRRFGAEVVLHGEVYDDAYKKALELQKENGYIFVHPFNDEEVLEGQGTIALEILDELPNADIVLVPLGGGGLVSGIACAAKLKNPQIKVIGVEPEGAASALAALQKGEVVELKEANTIADGTAVKRIGEINFEYIKKYVDDIITVSDYELMETFLLLVEKHKIVAENSGILPVAAAKKLNIKDKKVVAVVSGGNIDVLTISSMINKGLIMRGRIFTFSVQLADKPGELLKVSEILSKQNANVIKLEHNQFKNLSRFKDVELQVTVETNGEEHIHKIIEVFKKEGYEIERLNSQM, encoded by the coding sequence ATGCACAAACTTTATGATTTTATGGAAGCAAGAGAAAGACTTGGAACAGTCATTGTTAAAACTAAATTAATTCATAGTCCTGTATTCTCTGAGGAATCAGGAAATGAAGTATATCTAAAACCAGAAAATTTACAAAAAACTGGTTCATTCAAAATAAGAGGAGCATATAACAAAATTGCAAAACTCTCTGATGAAGAAAAGAAAAAAGGAGTTATAGCTTCATCTGCTGGAAACCATGCACAAGGTGTTGCTTATGCAGCTAAGAAATTAGGAATTAAGGCAGTAATTGTAATGCCACAACATACACCTTTAATCAAGGTGGAAGCAACTAGAAGATTTGGAGCAGAAGTTGTACTCCATGGGGAAGTATATGATGATGCATACAAAAAGGCTTTAGAATTACAAAAAGAAAATGGCTATATCTTTGTACACCCTTTCAATGATGAAGAAGTATTAGAAGGGCAAGGAACTATTGCACTTGAAATATTAGATGAATTACCTAATGCAGATATTGTTCTTGTTCCCCTTGGTGGTGGAGGTTTAGTTTCAGGTATTGCCTGTGCTGCAAAATTAAAAAATCCACAGATAAAAGTTATAGGAGTTGAGCCAGAAGGAGCTGCATCTGCACTTGCTGCATTACAAAAGGGAGAAGTTGTTGAACTTAAAGAAGCAAATACAATAGCAGATGGTACAGCTGTTAAAAGAATAGGTGAAATAAATTTTGAATATATAAAAAAATATGTTGATGATATAATCACTGTTTCTGATTATGAGCTTATGGAAACTTTCCTATTACTTGTTGAAAAACATAAGATAGTTGCAGAAAACTCAGGAATATTACCTGTGGCAGCAGCCAAAAAATTAAATATTAAAGATAAAAAAGTTGTTGCTGTTGTAAGTGGTGGTAATATAGATGTTTTAACAATTTCATCTATGATAAATAAAGGACTTATTATGAGAGGTAGAATCTTTACTTTCTCTGTACAATTAGCCGATAAACCTGGGGAACTTTTAAAAGTTTCTGAAATTTTATCAAAACAAAATGCAAATGTTATTAAACTAGAACATAATCAATTTAAAAATTTATCAAGATTTAAAGATGTTGAGCTACAAGTTACAGTTGAAACTAATGGTGAAGAACATATTCATAAAATTATAGAAGTTTTTAAAAAAGAAGGATATGAAATAGAGAGATTAAATTCTCAAATGTAA
- the ilvD gene encoding dihydroxy-acid dehydratase — translation MSRSNNLKDGAARAPHRSLLKGLGFIAEEMDRPIIGIANSFNEIIPGHVHLQTLVQAVKDGIRNAGGVPMEFNTIGICDGLAMNHIGMKYSLVTRQLIADSVEAVAMATPFDAIVFIPNCDKVVPGMLMAAARLNIPSIFISGGAMLAGVYKGKKVGLSNVFEAVGQYEAGLITRKELNTVEDLACPTCGSCAGMYTANTMNCLTEALGMGLPGNGTVPAVFSERLRLAKKAGMQILEVLKADLRPSDIMTKKAFENAVAVDMALGGSSNTALHLPAIAHEAGVDLTLDDFNDIAKKTPQLCKLSPSGEYFIEDLYRAGGVTGVMKRLYENGGLHGDEKTVALRTQGELAKEAYINDDDVIKPWDKPAYTTGGIAVLKGNLAEDGCVVKEGAVDKEMLVHTGPAKVFNSEEDTIKAMREKKIVAGDVVVIRYEGPKGGPGMREMLAPTATIAGMGLEKDVALITDGRFSGATRGASIGHVSPEAAAGGTIAIVQDGDIIEIDIPNRKINVKLSDEEIARRKAELKPYEPNVKGYLKRYAAHVSSAASGAIYIE, via the coding sequence ATGTCAAGAAGTAACAATCTAAAAGATGGAGCAGCAAGAGCACCCCATCGTTCTCTGTTAAAAGGTCTAGGTTTTATAGCTGAAGAAATGGATAGACCAATAATTGGAATTGCTAACTCATTTAATGAAATAATTCCAGGGCATGTACACCTACAAACATTAGTACAAGCTGTAAAAGATGGAATTAGAAATGCAGGTGGAGTTCCTATGGAATTTAACACAATAGGAATTTGTGATGGGCTTGCAATGAATCATATTGGAATGAAATATTCATTGGTAACAAGACAACTAATAGCAGACTCTGTTGAAGCAGTTGCAATGGCAACACCTTTTGATGCAATAGTATTTATTCCAAACTGTGATAAGGTTGTTCCTGGAATGCTAATGGCAGCTGCAAGATTAAATATACCTTCTATCTTTATAAGTGGTGGAGCTATGCTTGCAGGAGTATATAAAGGTAAAAAAGTTGGATTAAGCAATGTTTTTGAAGCTGTTGGACAATATGAAGCAGGACTTATTACAAGAAAAGAATTAAATACAGTTGAAGATTTAGCTTGTCCTACTTGTGGTTCTTGTGCAGGAATGTACACTGCAAACACTATGAACTGTTTAACAGAAGCATTAGGTATGGGACTTCCAGGAAATGGGACAGTACCTGCTGTATTTTCTGAAAGATTAAGACTTGCTAAGAAAGCTGGTATGCAAATACTTGAAGTTCTAAAAGCTGATTTAAGGCCTAGTGATATTATGACTAAAAAGGCTTTTGAAAACGCAGTTGCAGTTGATATGGCCTTAGGTGGTTCATCAAATACTGCTCTACACCTACCAGCAATAGCTCATGAAGCAGGAGTAGATTTAACATTAGATGACTTTAATGATATTGCTAAAAAGACTCCTCAATTATGTAAATTATCTCCTTCTGGTGAATATTTTATAGAAGACTTATATAGAGCTGGTGGAGTTACAGGAGTTATGAAAAGACTCTATGAAAATGGTGGACTACATGGAGATGAAAAAACTGTTGCACTAAGAACACAAGGTGAACTTGCAAAAGAAGCTTATATAAATGATGATGATGTTATAAAACCTTGGGATAAACCAGCTTACACAACAGGTGGAATTGCAGTTCTTAAAGGAAATCTTGCAGAAGATGGTTGTGTTGTAAAAGAAGGAGCAGTTGATAAAGAAATGCTTGTTCACACTGGACCTGCAAAAGTCTTTAATAGTGAAGAAGATACTATAAAGGCTATGAGAGAAAAGAAAATAGTTGCAGGTGATGTAGTGGTTATTAGATATGAAGGACCAAAAGGTGGACCTGGAATGAGAGAAATGCTTGCACCTACTGCTACAATAGCTGGTATGGGATTAGAAAAAGATGTTGCCCTTATAACTGATGGAAGATTCTCAGGAGCAACAAGAGGAGCATCTATTGGGCATGTGTCACCTGAGGCTGCTGCTGGTGGAACAATAGCAATAGTTCAAGATGGAGATATTATTGAAATAGATATTCCAAATAGAAAAATAAATGTAAAACTTTCTGATGAAGAAATTGCAAGAAGAAAAGCAGAGTTAAAACCTTATGAGCCTAATGTTAAAGGATATCTAAAAAGATATGCAGCACATGTTTCATCAGCTGCCTCTGGGGCTATCTATATAGAATAA